From the genome of Zalophus californianus isolate mZalCal1 chromosome 5, mZalCal1.pri.v2, whole genome shotgun sequence:
TTACTGATGACTCACATGGCAGCCCCCTGAACACACTTCATTTGGCCACGCCTTTGCATTGAGAGGCTCAGCCTACAGCAGGTGCCCGGAGGCAGCTGGACATCCACACACCCAGACTGACCAGCCTGTTGGCCCCTAGAAGCAATTTGATCCCTCTGTTCCAAACTGTGCTGGGGTAAGAGGCTCTGCAAAAAAAGTGAACTGGGCATTTAGAAGCGCACTGCTTACAAATTCAGGCTCTGTGGGCCAGGGGTTAGTGCAGCCAATGGTCAAGGGAACAATCTGGGGTCAACTGGGTGAGGACCCCTCAGCCTCCTCTGAAGTGGTCGGCACCCAGAAGAGATTTCTTTAATCAGAGGAGACtggcagggggagaaacagaattGCCTTCTGGCCATAGTGAGTCCGAGGACCACGTTTGCAGCTTCCGTTCTTTTTGAGACCAACAAACCAATTCTTTTCGGCGTGCTTCTTGGAGGTGTAGGTGTTGTAATGGTTTTCCTCCAGCCTTTCCAAGAACAAACATTCCTCATTTGGTGTCTGCTAAAAAGATAAGACCGAGAGAGGGTAGAATTATTAGTGATTGGTTTTCAGGGAGGTTTCTCTGTTTACTAGCCACGTGACCTTGGGCGAGTTTACTGCGGCCcttttgtgcttcagtttctttttcaggaaaattGAGATCATAACGGGACATGTCTCTGAGGGTAATGGTAATGGTAATGACTTAGAACAGGACCCAGCACCTAGTGAGCCTTCAAATTCATTTACTGTTTTTGCAAGCTCCCTTCCATCTGCTGCCCTCAGGACCCTAGAGTTCCCAGCTGGGGAGATCTGGAATGACCAGGACCACAGCACATCAAGGGCAGGGCTGAGCCTTTTGTCTCTGTTAAAGGCCCGGCACACGGACATGACACTGAAAAAAGGCCCAAACCGGTAAAACCAAACTGCGATGTGGTGAGGGTTTTTAAGTTTGgattgaaaaataaatggaaacctactaatattattttatatcctgGTGACTTTCCCTAACAATATCAGGATTTTTACCTTAGCATTGTTAGAGATATAAACACTTGTACAAAATGTATCCTAAGCATGAAACATTATCCTGGaacttaaagtttttaaaaagtgaacatagctttattttttcctatgtatAAAAAGTTGAAGAAttgcactgtattttttttaaagaattgcacttttcaaaaatcacaactttactttaagaaaaagaaagaaaaatttaaaaaccacccCAAAGCCACCCACCCAGATATAGGCAACTGTTAACGGTGATGAACATACTTCCTCATATCTTTATGTACGTAAACACGGAGGGACATAGATAAGGCCATACGGATAGAGGCTGATGATATTAGCAAAATGGCATGCtatctctgctttaaaaaaaaaaaaggaaataaacctaTGAAAACTTTCAATCtcacaagaaaatgcaaattaaaaccaatttAACAGGTTGGCTGTAATatctgaaaagaacaaaaaaaaatttgcaatgcTTAGTATTGTGAGAGCATAGAAAATAGGCacttttgtgcactgttggtgagataAATTGGTAGCAATTTTCTGAGGGTAGTTTGGCAATATGTATtacctttgacccagcaatttcatttgTAGAAATTGAGCCTTAGGGAGATAGTTGAGCAAGTGTAAAACGGTATTTTCGAGGATGGTCTTTGAAGTACTGGGTATAATGGGAACACATTCGAAGCAACCTACATCTTCATGGAAAGGTGATTGGTTAAGTGGCGAGGGGCACACCCATACAGTGGAATCCAGTGCAGCTGCCAGTTTATTAAGCTGGAAAGATCACTACAACATTTTCAATAGTgcagttactttaaaaatatctaccaACAATTACTGTTTTATTTGGAGTTCATCTGTTAGAAAGTGGGAAGAACCCCAGGCGTTTGAACTTCCTATTCATCAGGATTTTAGAATACATTTATTATATCtggatataaaatatgtatgctGTATATTGATTTTGCTCCAGTTCCAAGTCACGTGATCTCAATGTTATCTCTTCACCCACAGCGGTGGGTGATGCCCTTCCTGGTGGTTTCCAATCTTGTTGTTCATTATTCTTTATTTGTGGGCATGTTTGATTAGTAAGGAACTACGGAACAGGACGTTTCCTGCTTCTTATTCATTTATAGTCTCGTGCAGTAATATCTGGGTGAGACACTTTGGATCCTTTTAGAATAAGATGGGCGATAACTAATATTTAATTGGGTAACTGCTGCCCCTAAAGGAACTTATGCAGACGTTAGCGGTTGATGCACGTTTTTGGGTGTGGGAGGAGGTAGGCAGTTGTGGATGTGTGTGGGTTACCCGCTCCCCTGCAGGGAGGGTCCCCCATGGCACCCTTCAGTGGGCATCAGGTCTGCGTTCTGTGACGCAGCTGAGGACGGCCACGTTCCTCTCCTGATGTCTCCGTTACACTAGGGCAGTTGACACACACACAGCGGCTGAGTCACAGGCTGAGTCAGCAGGGACGTATCCGAGGAGCTCCGTCTGTCCCTCAACCAGGATTTGTCAGGAGTTGTGATGCACTTGGTGCAATGCCAAGGGCCTGGAGATTAACAGTTGAttcatgactattttaaaaattattctcttttttttatatttagcacacttttttccccccactaaaTGGGTgacatgtggggcacctgggtggctcagttggttaaatgggtGACATGTGCCTCCTGTAGAAAATTTGGATAAGACAGGCATTCACATATTGTAAAATTAGCCACTTACCACCCCTAGAGATACATATATTAATGTTTTGATATATAGcctttcaaacttattttttaaaataatatgtccTTTCTACAGACATAAAAATTTGTAGCAGGGTGGATTAATACCCAGAGCTGGTTAAGAGTGTGAGGCAGAGCTCTGAGATATTTTAGAACTTGTCATTATTAGTGGAGAAATATATAGATTATTAGGCATAATGTATTAAGATTACCCTCTGAATATTTCAGGTGAAGTACGGTGATGGGCAGGACTACGGTGGGAGCCCAGAGGAAATTGGATTTGGGGGTTCTCCCTCAAGATCTTTATACAAGTAGAAGATTATATTAAATATCAAAACtgatttaaaagaggaaaagccATAAACTATAAATGTAACCTATGAAATAATGAGAATAAgggatttataaaattattatttgtctTATAGCTCTCACTGATGGAGTACCTCCCGTGTGTCAGCAATATTGGTGGGTGGGTTCTGTGCATTGTCTCTCTGACCCCTCTTAACCCCTATATGTGGTAGTCACCATCAATTACTATCTTCATTTTAGATAAGGCTCAGGGGAGGTGAGTAATTTGCCAAAGTTGCAGAGAATTGAGATTCAGTTTTGAGTCTGAGATTCAgtgattgattggttgattgatttttttaccAAGTAGAagaaccactttaaaaaaaaaaaaatctgcttcctGTGTAGCAGTCACTACCTACCTCCAAACCCTTTAAAATTGTACCATTTGATCCATATTTCAGCAAACAGCCTACGGAGGCTGCTCATTACTCTGACAGTCTCATCTCCTGACCCTTAGCAGACGACTTGACAAACCAAACTGTGTTCACATCCTGAACCCTGGCTGAAGTTATAGCTTTAAGAGGCAGTTTTCTGTGCCCAAGCCCCTTGGCAATTTGTTGTAAGTTAAAGGGAGCTTCAGACCAAAACCCCCTACTAGCTGCCTTTTTGTAGACATCTtcataaaagggaagaaaggagttTGGCCAAGCCTCAGTGATCAATTGTTAGGATATAGAGAAAGGATCATTGAGattcagaaataatttcaaaacttgGGTCCATTGGCTTTAGTTCTCTTTCCATTTAAATCTTCTACCAGAGACACCAAGAGGGGCAAAAATCACACTGtctgtttccattcttttctcacaAAGACCAATATATAATGAGTCAAACCTGTGTAAAGAATTACCCAGAGGAGGGATGGTGCAAAAGATGTGGAGGATTTTTAGCTCCTGAGTAAACGCTCAGACAGGGATGTAGCTCATTCATCGCCACATCCCTTCAGTACTTAGACACAGGAGGCACTTGCTGAAGGTTTATTGGGTGATGAGTCACATGCTAGAGTCTAGGCTCTATAATTTTTGTGAAAAGCTTGGAGAACATGCTTACAGCATGCAGTGGTGCTGGAGAAAcatttttggaatgaatgaatgaagtggaaATAGGTATTCTGGAATGATTGACTGAGGAGTTACTAAAATTTCAATCAATATCTCCTCTGTGTCTAGGTGATAATACGTTTGAGTATTTTGAGAGAGCACCACAAGAAAGTCTTTCATGCCTGCGCCTAAAATAAGGCACGGTAGAGGGTGGGAATCCTGctggaaaaaataacaaacagaGACTAATTGTTGCTTTATATTTGCATCACTCAGTGTAACACGATTTCTGGAAACCTCAAACCTTGGCCGTGTCTGGAAGCATGTCAGCCTCATACTTACTGAGCCGTACAAAAGCCCATCGGTGTCCATGGCCAAGTACTGTCCAGTCTCGGTACTCTTTATATACACCTCCCCCACGCTTTCCGCACTGAGCTGCAGCtgaactgaaacaaaaataacatgagcaaaagtaaataaacactAAACCTTTGCCGATAGGGCCTGGCGGCCAGGACAGTTAGCCATGGAAAATTCTGCTCATTCATTTCGCAGTGCCCTCAAGGATGAGCCTCAAATTAATCAAAACATAGAAATacagttcctttttctttgccCTCCAAAGAAAGCTGCCCTTTGGGAGTGATGTtcttgagagaaggagagatgatGGTGGGCGTGCCCTCCATCCCCCTGTTGGTTACAGAATGACCCCTCACGCACTTCTGTCTCTGTCCCCTCCTGGCTGGGAAGCAACCACGGTAGGAAGCGACATTCTGTCTCCTAGGTGCTGCAGGGTGGGGAGCTGGCCAGCCTGAGTGTGTTTTGCTTTCATTAGCGACCTGCTTTGAGGGTGCCTTTTTAGGGCCCCAGCCTCCGCCATGGGAGCTTCTCGCAGATagatggttattttaaaaaatctgatagcGTTATTTTCCCAGACGAAGAGTTTCCCAGGAAGTTGGATTGATTACTGCATCTGAAACTCGGGGAACTCTCCCACCATGAAGTTCAGTCAACTGCCAGGCTCTGCGGCAGCCCAgctgagacagaggcagaggggaacCCCAGCTTCTCACTGGGAAGACAAAGCAGTTGTCTGGAAATGCAGGGATGGGAACAGTGGTTCTCACCCTGGGGTGCTGTTGTTCTCCAGGCGACATCTGaccatgtctggagacattttgggctGTGTTAGCTGCAGTGAGGATGGTATGtcggggccagggatgctgtgaCACATTCTGCAATGCTCAGGGTGGCCCCCACAACAAGGAATTATCCAACCCAGAAGGTCAGTAGTGCTGCGGTTGGGAAACTATGAGGTTGAGGGCAAGGAGCTGAGTTCCTCTGAGTTAGACTCCCCATTTACACTGATTAATAACCCTAAGGAGCCTTGCCCACTGCTGGACCACTACCTGCAGTACGACAGCCACTCAATAATTCTTCACTTGTTCATTCTCCCCCTGGTGGCTGTAGAGGGGGAGATCCTTTGATGGATCACGTTTGAGAAGCAAAATTAATTCTGGGCTCTCTGAACGATTTCTTTGGTCACTAGACTGTCACAACCATCGTGATGACTAGGGGTGAAAAAATCTAACAGGACCAGTGAGCACCCCGTTCTCTGGGAGCACAAGCTGACCTCCCTAAGAATCAGCTTAGTCGGAggctgaggggcagggtgggctgGAAGGAACACCAGGCTCTGGTTGGCAGCTGGAGACCCCTCAttgccttttctttgttttcctgctttattcaatttctttgaataGGAAATATATTCACCTGTTTTGAACTTGGAAACCGTGTTAAGAGGAGACAGAGTCTCCCTTCTATTACCTCTgtcccccagcctcccttgtGCGACTGGGCAAATACATGTTATccctcctgccttttttttttttttaaacacagacttAACAACCAACTGGAGATCTTGCCAGTTCAGCACTGAAAGAGTTAACCTCATTCTTTTTACCAGCTGCACCGTGTTCTACTATGTGGCTACACCATAATCATTTAACCGCTTCCTTATTAATATGtctgttttttctcatttccctgtTTTCCTTATCTTCTGATTCATCCCGAGAGTGATACATAGTTACTCACCCTTACTGAAGATGCAGTTCTCTTGTCCTTGGAAGTGTTCACTACAGAGACTCGGGTCTCCTCTACTCCAACTTCCTGTGGTCAGTGGAGTTTATCTAATTCACAGGAAGGAAACCGGAAGCCACTGATCTCCTTTCCCACGGGTCCTCCTGACTTGGGTTAGTCGGAGAGGGTAGTCATGAGAGAACAGGCCAGAAGGCCTCCATCATGATCTGGGCCTCCTCTCTAGCCTCACACCACACCACTTGCTCGCCCACTCACCCTGCCCCACCCATTTAACTCCCCCAACACAGCAagctctctcccacttcccacgCTTGACACTTTGTCTGGCACCTTCTAAACCCTGATGTTGACACAGTTggtccttctcctcctccaggccccAGCCTAAATGCCTCCTCCTCAGAAGGGCCTTTCCCACTCAAGGCCCCCACAACTGTCTGTATACAACCTTGTCCCTGCCAATGCCACCTGAGTCCCCCCGTTGTCTCCTTCTCGgtcctttgttttctctgtggCACTTTATACGGCGAACAATTGTTTTTGTCATTTAGGGGTTTGCTCCTTTATTTCTGCCTCCCCAGGAGAATGTGTACCCAGGGAAAGAACAGGGATCGTCTCTGTCTTGTTGCCCCTAGGTCTGCAGCACCTCACACTGTGCCTTGCCCACTGGTTCAGCCAAGATAGATTTGTCGAATGGATGATGTTAGGCCAATATTTGCAGAGATGATCCTGCTGTCCATCATCTATAAGCTGTGCACTTTGAATGATGTTTCCAGTAATGCTTTGTGGAATGAAGTAAGAGGGACTGAGTTGAGAGCTTTCCGGGCTCTTCCACCAGCCCGCTGGGTGACCTTGGTGAGGCTCCTTAACCTCAAGGCCACAGTCTCTTTATCAGTAACATGGGAAGGCTTTGCATTCAGTCTCTAAAGTTTTTCCCAGCTCTAACATCTAAGGAAATACCTTTCACAGCCGTGCTGCACCAACAGAATATTGttcggccataaaaaggaacggAGTACTCttacatgctgcaacatggatgagccttgaaaacgtgctcagtgaaagaagccggttacaaaggaccacatattgtatggttctattaaatgaaatgtccagaatggacAGACCCATAGAGACAGGACATAGATTAGTGGTAGCTAGGGGCTGAGGACAAGTGTGGGGAGAGCAAAGGGGAAATTCTGGTTGAgaggtacagggtttcttttgcaggggatgaaaatgtcctaaaattgattgtggAGATAGTCACAAATCTGTGAATTAAGAAAAaccactgggggcgcctgggtggctcagtcattaggcgtctgccttcagctcaggtcattatcccaaggtcctggaatcgagtccaaAATCAGGCTTCCTGTttggcgggaagtctgcctctccctctcccattccccctgcttgtgttcctgctctcactatctctctgtctgtcaaataaataaataaaatcttaaaaaaaaaagaaagaaaaaccattgACTTGTACACTGTAAGCGGGTTAATTCTGTGGTATATGAATAATATCTCAGTAAAATTGGGGTTTTTTAGTGCTTTGTGTTTTCATTGGATCTTATGGTTTTCTGAgaagttttaaatacattttcctgCCAGTTTCTCTGCATAATACTGTATGTTTAAGAGAGACCAAGGGAAGGGACTGTGTATGGATCACCTAAACATGCCAGGCATCATGCTAGTTTCTATCCTGGTATAAACAGTATAAAATTAGAGTGTGGGTTCCAGAATCAAACTACACGAATTCAAATTTTGGCTTGGCTGTgtattagctgtgtgatcattgggcaagttatttagctCTTTTGCCTTATGCGTGATGACAGTACCTGCTTCCTGgaattgttttgaggattaaatgatttaatgcaTGGAGAGGGCCCAGGACTGTCGCTGTCATTTCCACGGAGCTACAGTAACTTCATTGCTTCTCCCAGCATTGTCTGGAGGAAGGTGGCAGTGGCTTTGTTCTGTAGGGAAGAGGACTAAAGCTTGCTGACAAAATGTTTTACCCAACATTATACTTCTAATCAGGAGTCACGTCGTGACCAGAGCCCAGCTCTGAGGATTGCAAGTATcctgtgctttcttctctttcatacAACACCTTGGGCTCCAGTGGTGGGAAAGATGGATCCAAATCCAGCCAAATTCTCTTTCCTTGCACCCCCTTGTGTTCAAGGTCAGACAAGATGTATAAGATGGCGGATAGTCATCCAGGGTCCCATTTGTAGCTCCAGGTTGGTTGCCTGGGACTTTTTTTCCACCTACCCACCCATTATGTAGGTATTTATTCAAACACATTATAGGTGCTACAGAAATCCCGAAGGACAGGTCCTTTCGTGTAATCAAGgatgctttttttaaatagactttatatTTTTGAGCCATgtcaggttcacagcaaaactgaaggGAAGATACAGtgatttcccatatatcccctgcTGTCACACATGTGCAGCCCCGCATTACCAACACCCCCATCAcggtggtacatttgttacaactgatggacttacactgacacatcattatcagcAAGGAGCGTTTTTAGAAAGCTTTTCATTTCCTAGCTCATTTCTGTTCTCTGCCTTCCCTAGTCTCCGTTTGTCtttctgggggcggggcgggggcaggtaGAGTCGAGTCCTCCCTCTGTGGACTATGGACTCCCATGTTGGCCACGTGAAGGCCTCACGGAGGTACACATGAGCCAGAGCTGCTTGGCACAGGACTCAGTCCTCAGCCATGAGCCCCAACGCCAGGGTTGTTGCACTGGTGAGAGTTTGTCTCAAGAGTTTCCTCTGTAAATATTATTTCTCCAGGATGTCCAAGTTTCATAGCTCATTTTCACTGGATTTCTTTCTGGCTAAGTTTCCTAAACATATATCCTCTGCGAGCAGGCCTGGCAGGAAGGAGTAACACCCAGCTAGGGCTGCTTGTGGAACCAACGAGGTGTCTGGCTCCCTCGAGTGACTCCATTCCAGTCTTCTCAACCTACAGCCTCCGGCAGCTGCTGCCCAGGAGGAGCgagaaggagtgtgtgtgtgagaaaggggGCTCAGAAAGGGGAGGGGTAGCCACACAGCCTGGACCAGCAACAGCTCCTCCCTCTCGGAGCAACACCCAACGGCCTGGAAACCGCTCAGTCAGCACACATTCCCTGCCCGTCTGTGGCGTGCAGAGACCCGCACCCCatgccacccagggaccccgcCCCAGGAGCCGAGGGGGCTCAGACCCTGTAATGATAAAGACGCACACTAGAGAAACCACTCATTTTTCAGCTACAAGCAAACACAAGTGCAACGGCTACAGCAGAAACTCTCTATTTCGTATGTACTACATATTATTGGTAGATACACATATGTATTAGATAGgtagaatgtatatatatattttatctttcaaagaaaagcagaaaataatgtaGGGTGAAAAAAAGCAGATTGCAAAAGAATGCAGTAAATCCTTGATGAAATTCTGTATAAAACACGAAACAGTGTGCATAGGTCATGAATATATAGGGAGTAACCTGGGAAAATGTGCCTTAGATTCAGACCACATTCATACCCGTTGCTGCTCTGGGGAGGGTGAGGCGAAGGGCCGAGttggggagggcagtgggaggaACTTTCCCTTTGTCCTAgctcttcatt
Proteins encoded in this window:
- the FGF1 gene encoding fibroblast growth factor 1 isoform X2, with protein sequence MAEGEITTFTALMEKFNLPPGNYKKPKLLYCSNGGHFLRILPDGTVDGTRDRSDQHIQLQLSAESVGEVYIKSTETGQYLAMDTDGLLYGSTPNEECLFLERLEENHYNTYTSKKHAEKNWFVGLKKNGSCKRGPRTHYGQKAILFLPLPVSSD
- the FGF1 gene encoding fibroblast growth factor 1 isoform X1, which encodes MAEGEITTFTALMEKFNLPPGNYKKPKLLYCSNGGHFLRILPDGTVDGTRDRSDQHIQLQLSAESVGEVYIKSTETGQYLAMDTDGLLYGSQTPNEECLFLERLEENHYNTYTSKKHAEKNWFVGLKKNGSCKRGPRTHYGQKAILFLPLPVSSD